From the genome of Ziziphus jujuba cultivar Dongzao chromosome 6, ASM3175591v1, one region includes:
- the LOC107430163 gene encoding phosphoglycerate mutase-like protein AT74H yields the protein MTAFTVIPSPASFVQVSNFRVNSSSSRSKIHCSGNPSESIEHGDNGLAGFPERKKSVINPGIIRNPPPRPRRIILVRHGESEGNVDETTYTRVADPKIALTEKGKAEAEECGKRIREMIEKDNVPNWKVYFYVSPYKRTHETLKSLGRAFERSRIAGLREEPRLREQDFGNFQDRERMRVEKALRKIYGRFFFRFPNGESAADVYDRITGFRETLRADIDIGRFQPPGDRNPDMNLVIVSHGLTLRVFLMRWYKWTVEQFHGLRNLGNGNMIVMEKGYGGRYSLLLHHSEEELREFGLTDDMVIDQEWQKFAKPGELNYDCPMLNSFFTHFDEECTCTNPEEVMTM from the exons ATGACAGCTTTTACTGTTATACCCTCCCCTGCTTCATTTGTCCAAGTTTCAAACTTTAGAGTCAATAGCAGTAGTAGTAGGAGTAAAATCCATTGCAGTGGAAACCCAAGTGAGAGCATTGAACATGGTGATAATGGGTTAGCTGGTTTTCCCGAAAGGAAAAAATCTGTGATAAACCCAGGAATCATCAGAAACCCACCTCCTAGACCTCGCAGGATAATCCTGGTTCGACATGGTGAGAGTGAAGGAAACGTTGATGAGACTACTTATACAAGGGTCGCTGATCCAAAAATTGCACTGACAGAGAAAGGCAAAGCTGAAGCTGAAGAATGTGGAAAGAGAATCAGAGAGATGATTGAGAAAGACAATGTCCCAAATTGGAAGGTCTACTTCTATGTATCTCCCTATAAAAGGACACATGAAACACTGAAGAGTCTTGGTCGAGCTTTTGAGCGCTCAAGAATCGCTGGTCTTAGGGAAGAGCCTCGTCTAAGGGAACAAGATTTTG GAAATTTTCAGGATAGAGAGAGGATGAGAGTTGAAAAAGCTCTGCGTAAGATTTATGGCCGTTTCTTCTTTCGATTTCCTAATGGTGAATCTGCAGCTGATGTTTATGATAGAATTACAG GATTTAGAGAAACACTGAGAGCAGACATTGATATTGGACGTTTTCAGCCACCAGGGGATAGAAACCCAGACATGAACTTGGTGATAGTCTCACATGGTCTAACACTTCGAGTATTTCTAATGAGATGGTACAAATGGACGGTTGAACAATTTCATGGGCTCAGAAACTTGGGCAATGGAAACATGATTGTTATGGAGAAAGGTTATGGTGGAAG GTACAGCTTACTATTGCATCACAGTGAAGAAGAGCTAAGAGAGTTTGGATTGACAGATGATATGGTGATTGATCAGGAATG GCAAAAATTTGCAAAACCTGGTGAGCTGAACTATGATTGCCCAATGCTGAATTCCTTCTTCACCCACTTTGATGAAGAATGTACATGTACCAATCCTGAAGAGGTGATGACTATGTAA